One window of the Maylandia zebra isolate NMK-2024a linkage group LG19, Mzebra_GT3a, whole genome shotgun sequence genome contains the following:
- the LOC101471712 gene encoding cathepsin L-like peptidase, with protein sequence MKLLLVVSAVLAVASCASISLEDLEFRAWKLKFEKSYDSESEEAHRKQIWLNNRKHVLVHNILADQGLKSYHLGMTHFADMEHEEYKQLISQSYLGSFNASLPQRGSSFFRLPEGTDLPDTVDWRDKGYVTEVKDQKICGSCWAFSTTGVLESQHFRKTGKLVSLSEQQLMDCSHSFGNNGCKGGSVKRALQYIQANGGIDTETSYPYEAKGQQCHYKPDGIGAKCTGYVEVEPSNEDALKEAVATIGPISVGIDASHNSFRFYQSGVYDEPDCSKTVLNHDVLAVGYGTEDGHDYWLIKNSWGLRWGDKGYIKMSRNKSNQCGISSDATYPLV encoded by the exons ATGAAGTTGCTGCTTGTTGTTTCTGCTGTTCTGGCTGtagccagctgtgccagcatCTCTCTGGAAGATCTGGAGTTTCGCGCCTGGAAACTCAAGTTTG AAAAGTCATATGACTCTGAGTCAGAGGAGGCTCACCGGAAGCAGATCTGGCTCAACAACCGCAAACATGTGCTAGTGCACAACATCTTGGCAGACCAGGGTTTGAAATCCTACCACCTTGGGATGACCCACTTTGCTGACATG GAACATGAAGAGTACAAACAGCTGATTTCCCAAAGCTACCTTGGCTCCTTTAATGCTTCTCTGCCTCAGCGTGGCTCTAGCTTCTTTCGCCTGCCTGAAGGTACTGATCTGCCCGACACTGTTGACTGGAGGGATAAGGGATATGTCACTGAAGTCAAGGATCAGAAGATATGTGGCTCCTGCTGGGCCTTCAGTACA ACTGGTGTACTGGAGAGTCAGCACTTCAGGAAGACAGGAAAGCTGGTGTCTCTGAGTGAGCAGCAGTTAatggactgctctcacagctttGGCAACAATGGCTGCAAAGGAGGATCAGTGAAGCGGGCCCTTCAGTACATCCAAGCCAATGGAGGAATTGACACTGAGACATCCTACCCTTATGAGGCTAAG GGTCAACAATGCCATTACAAGCCTGATGGTATTGGTGCCAAATGCACTGGCTATGTTGAAGTGGAACCCAGTAACGAAGACGCCCTGAAGGAGGCTGTGGCCACTATTGGACCAATATCTGTTGGCATCGATGCTTCTCATAACTCATTCAGATTCTACCAATCAG GAGTGTATGATGAGCCCGACTGCAGCAAGACAGTGTTGAACCACGATGTGCTGGCTGTGGGTTATGGTACAGAAGATGGACATGACTACTGGTTGATCAAGAACAG cTGGGGTCTCAGATGGGGAGACAAGGGATACATTAAGATGAGCAGGAACAAATCCAACCAGTGTGGGATTTCTTCTGATGCAACGTACCCTCTGGTCTGA
- the LOC112436571 gene encoding cathepsin L-like peptidase codes for MKLLLVVSAVLAVSSCASISLEDLEFHAWKLKFEKSYDSELDEAQRKQVWLNNRKFVLMHNILADQGLKSYRLGMTHFADMDHEEYKQLVSQGCLHTFNASLPQRGSTFLGLPEGTDLPDTVDWRDKGYVTEVKDQKQCGSCWAFSTTGVLEGQHFRKTGKLVSLSEQQLMDCSHSFGNNGCKGGSVKQALQYIQANGGIDTETAYPYKAKGQRCRYKPDGIGAKCTGYVHVKPSNEETLKKAVATIGPISVGIDASRHSFQFYQSGVYNDPDCSKTVLDHGVLAVGYGTENGHDYWLIKNSWGHRWGDKGYIKMSRNKSNQCGIASQASYPLV; via the exons ATGAAGTTGCTGCTTGTTGTTTCTGCTGTTCTGGCTGTATCCAGCTGTGCCAGCATCTCTCTGGAAGATCTGGAGTTTCACGCTTGGAAACTGAAATTTG AAAAGTCATATGACTCTGAGTTAGATGAGGCTCAAAGGAAGCAGGTCTGGCTCAACAACCGCAAATTTGTGCTAATGCACAACATCTTGGCAGACCAGGGTTTGAAATCCTACCGTCTTGGGATGACACACTTTGCCGATATG GACCATGAAGAGTACAAACAGCTGGTTTCCCAGGGTTGCCTTCACACCTTCAATGCTTCTCTGCCTCAGCGTGGCTCTACCTTTCTTGGCCTGCCTGAAGGTACTGATCTGCCCGACACTGTTGACTGGAGGGATAAGGGATATGTCACTGAAGTCAAGGATCAGAAGCAGTGTGGCTCCTGCTGGGCCTTCAGTACA ACTGGTGTACTGGAGGGTCAGCACTTCAGGAAGACAGGAAAGCTGGTGTCTCTGAGCGAGCAGCAGTTAatggactgctctcacagctttGGCAACAATGGCTGCAAAGGAGGATCAGTGAAGCAGGCCCTTCAGTACATCCAAGCCAATGGAGGAATTGACACTGAGACAGCCTACCCTTATAAGGCTAAG GGTCAACGATGCCGTTACAAGCCTGATGGTATTGGTGCCAAATGCACTGGCTATGTTCATGTCAAACCCAGTAATGAAGAAACCCTGAAGAAAGCTGTGGCCACTATCGGACCGATATCTGTTGGCATTGATGCTTCTCGTCATTCATTCCAATTCTACCAATCAG GAGTGTACAATGACCCCGACTGCAGCAAGACAGTGTTGGACCATGGTGTGCTGGCTGTGGGTTATGGTACAGAAAATGGACATGACTACTGGCTGATCAAGAACAG cTGGGGTCACAGATGGGGAGACAAGGGATACATTAAGATGAGCAGGAACAAATCCAACCAGTGTGGGATTGCTTCTCAAGCAAGCTACCCTCTGGTCTGA
- the LOC101472279 gene encoding cathepsin L-like peptidase → MKLLLVVAAVLAVSSCASISLEDLEFHAWKLKFEKSYDSESEEAHRKQIWLNNRKHVLVHNILADQGLKSYRLGMTHFADMENEEYRRLVSRGCFGSFNTSLHHRGSTFLRLPEGTDLPDTVDWRDKGYVTDVQNQMQCGSCWAFSAIGALEGQNFRKTGKLVSLSKQQLVDCSQSFGNHGCNGGWMDYAFKYIQATGGIDTEESYPYEAEEGNCHYNPETVGATCTGYVDVSPNEDALKEAVATIGPISIAVDASHESFQFYQSGVYDEPSCITSRYSHAMLAVGYGTENGHDYWLVKNSFGLGWGEKGYIKMSRNKSNQCGIASKASYPLV, encoded by the exons ATGAAGTTGCtgcttgttgttgctgctgttctgGCTGTATCCAGCTGTGCCAGCATCTCTCTGGAAGATCTGGAGTTTCATGCCTGGAAACTCAAGTTTG AAAAGTCATATGACTCTGAGTCAGAGGAGGCTCACCGGAAACAAATCTGGCTCAACAACCGCAAACATGTTCTAGTGCACAACATTTTGGCAGACCAGGGTTTGAAGTCCTACCGACTTGGGATGACCCACTTTGCTGACATG GAAAATGAAGAGTACAGACGACTGGTTTCCCGGGGCTGCTTTGGCTCCTTCAATACTTCTCTGCATCACCGCGGCTCTACCTTCCTTCGGCTACCTGAAGGTACTGATCTACCTGACACTGTTGACTGGAGGGATAAGGGATATGTCACTGATGTCCAGAATCAGATGCAGTGTGGCTCCTGCTGGGCCTTCAGTGCA ATTGGTGCACTGGAGGGTCAGAACTTCAGGAAGACAGGAAAGCTGGTGTCTCTGAGTAAGCAGCAGTTGGTCGACTGCTCTCAGAGCTTTGGCAACCATGGCTGCAATGGAGGCTGGATGGACTATGCCTTCAAGTACATCCAAGCAACTGGAGGAATTGACACTGAGGAGTCCTACCCTTATGAGGCTGAG gAAGGAAATTGCCATTACAACCCTGAAACTGTTGGTGCCACGTGTACCGGCTATGTTGATGTAAGTCCGAATGAAGATGCTCTGAAGGAGGCTGTGGCCACCATTGGACCGATATCTATTGCCGTGGATGCTTCTCATGAGTCGTTTCAGTTCTACCAATCAG GAGTGTATGACGAGCCTTCATGTATAACCTCACGGTACAGCCATGCTATGCTGGCTGTGGGTTATGGTACAGAAAATGGACATGACTACTGGCTGGTCAAGAACAG CTTCGGCCTTGGATGGGGAGAGAAAGGATACATAAAGATGAGCAGGAACAAATCCAACCAGTGTGGGATTGCTTCTAAAGCAAGCTATCCTCTGGTCTGA